The Oryzias melastigma strain HK-1 linkage group LG15, ASM292280v2, whole genome shotgun sequence genome includes the window aatcttttttttgtgtcagaTATGATTCACAGCGCtctattgttaatatttattttaagtgccCTTACTCGTCCTTTTTTTGTCCTCATTGTGGCAAacactctttttattttctttttttgaggtCTAcctcacgcacacacacacacttgagAAATTGTTTGaaagaatgacaaaataaatgagttttcagtttatttcaagctagaaggcatatttttttaaacagacatgTTCTTCTAAAGTACCATTTATAtgcatttagtttattttcgtTGTGTGGTAAACTCATAAATAATACAATCTTAACAGTAGATACTTGCCTCAGAATTAGGAAACGGGTCACCTTTAGGTTTGTTTGATTTCTAGATTTGACCTCAGATGAAAAATAACCTCTGCTCACCCCAGAGTTTGGGGATTTTGGCCCTTCCTTCACCAACCTTCGTGACCTCCTTTTCTGTCCTATATTTTCTGAAGAATGGAGTTCTTCATGAGCATTTGTTCAAGCCTCAAATGTAGAAACAAAGCCATTCAGCACCTTTGAGGCGGCACTGCGGTCTTCTGAGGGTTAGAGTTGACCCGTTTGTGGTGTTTTGGAACCACGGTTGTATACATTTCTGACATGGCAGACTCAGTTCATGTACATCGGAAACTTCAGTtcctataaataaagatttcacATCTCATATCGCTCTCACTTTTACATTTAAGTATAAATATGTGAATACTACAATAAGTCACCGTAAGGCTTTACTGGTCTCTATGGAGACTGTTTCAGTGATGAAACAGTTGGACATATAGTGTATAATGCTAAGAAATTCTATGGAATGGCAAAATAAAAGGCTCTTGGTCCAGTGAAGTTCTTGTTAGGCACCAACGTGAGTCAGTGCAGGCACAGGACAGCCATTCTAAAGAGCACTAGAGGTGTGAGGTCTTAAAGGTTTCTGAGCTGGTTGGTCTTCCCAGTGTCCGTGCTCTAACCGCACCAcggtgtggtggtggtggtctGCTCATTTGGTCCGTGTTGCTCCTGTTGTCAGATCACCAAGCGTCTTGAAGAATTCCTCCATCTCCTGCTGGAGGAGGACGTTTCGGTTCTCCGCGTCTTGATGTGCTCGTTCTGAGTTCCTCAGTCGGATCTCCATCATGTGATacttcttcttctcctgatCCAGCTCCTCTTCCAGCTGGTTTACCTGTGACTGGAACTTGGAACAGGACTCCTCCAGcctcaaagaagaagaaaaatatgttataaataattaatttgtgaGAGAAGAAAGAATCTGGTTCGGTCTTACTTTCGAATGCAGCTTTCATAGttgatcttctgtttcttcaaCTCCTGCTTCAGCTTGGTCAGCCTGCTCGCCAAGTCCTCGTTTGTTCCTGCGACCTCCTCTTCATTGACACTTGCACTGTCATCTACGGTGTCTGTTCCATCACTCGTTTCTGTGGGCTTGTCTTTATTCTGATCTGGTGTCAGTGCTTTATCACCTTCCCCTGGCTCCGACAGCGAGATTTCATAGGATGTCCAGATGGGTGAATTGTCGGCGGGCAGGCTTAGGCTGGAAGGGGCGACATTGTCATAAGCAGAGAGTCTGTGGGACGGGTGCAAGACTCTGTGAGGCAGGGATGCTTGAGAAAAGTTGTCGTCAGAGTCTCTGTGTGTGTCCTTCAGCGAGAGAGGGGCGTCTTTAAGGAAAAGGGTTGAATCCTTCAGAGATGCTGAGGAATCCTTCACTTTTTCACCAGAAGAGGTTGTCCGCCTGTGTGCTCGTAGGGATGACAAGCCATTCATCAGCCAGTTGCTCCCACCAGCTGCTGACACGTCTCCTGCCGAGCCCCCTATTTTCCCCTTCGGTCCTCCAGAGGCTCCGCTGCCCTTGAGCGAGCCTTTCCAGGAGGGCAGGGCTTTAAACTGTTTGCTAGGACTGACATCCACTTCACTTTGTCCTTCTAGTTTGCCGTATGCACTTTTGTCCAGGTTTTCATCTGACTGGCTTTTGCCTTTCCCTTCTTTGCAGctgtcctccaccttctccaccAGAACAGGGTTTGATGTGGTGAGTTTACTGTCCGTAGAGGGGCTGGAAGATCGAGACATCTCTCTAGGGTTTCCTGAGCTGACAGATGAACAAGTTTCTGCATTTTCCTGTGGAAGCCATTCCACTTTGTACCGCTGGATATCCTGAGGCTGCAGAGTCTCGACTTCAGGTGCTTCATTTGAGTAAAGCTGGGAGTGTTCACTTATCAGCACAGTCATCAGCTGCTGCACCTGCGAGCTTCCTGAGTGGAATCAAAAGAATCATTCTTATAAGTATTTGAAAAATAGAGTTttgctacaaaacaaaaatgcttttctaaCCCTCCATCATTGTGACGGGATCTTCCACTCTAGCCCGAAGGATGTTGGGTCCAAACACTGTAGCCAGGTTCTGAACACTCATCTTATTGTCATTGGAATAAGACTGAACTTCATCAAGAAACCTGCGAAAACATAAGCAAACTAAGCTGGAAAATCACCGGAAACGACATTTGGGTAAAAGAGTTGATCCAAAGTATGAGTCATGGTCTGCAACTGATGGAAACACAGATGATGAGCTGTCACACAGTCAGCGATGTCACTTCCCCTCACATCCAGGATGTGGGTGGAATGAATATTCTCCTTTCACAGGCTGACAACCTTCAATCATGAAGTGAATGCAAAGGCGCCATCAGAACAATCAGTGATTGTTGTTCATGATTCACTTACTTGCAGATGTATTTAATGAGGCTGTAGTTGACCTGAGGAAGAGATTTCACCTGTTTCCTTAACTCTGCGATACccttcacaaacaaaaaacacattattgttACTATAATAGTCTGGaattatattaatataaaacgttttagcaaaaaataaagaagaaatttGATCACCGTTTCTTTATCCTTGTTGAGAAGTTGAGCACAAGAGAGAAACTGAGTGTATTTGGAGAATGGAATTATGGGCTCTGGCAGCTCTCGTATATACAGCTTCAGCAGTGATGCCACTGTGTGGACATCCGTGGAACTGTTGGAGAGTGAGGACGCACATATTGCACTATCATCCCTCACAGATAATTACTTAAAATGCCGCAGTATATAAAATTTCTCCTCCTGTTGCCTCACCTGTCAAACACTGGCTTCTCGCCACGATCAAAGGCGTCCTGCAGCTCTCGGACGTGATTCGTCTGCCCAGGAGCCCTGAACAGACCCTCTTCCTTGAGTCCATGCTCACGTATGAAGCAGGCACACTGCTCAACCAACACTGGGACCTCTCGTGGAGTCCCACACTGGGCCTCGTATGTCATTGTCTCCTCAAGATGTTGACCAAAGACGCCTACAGAGcagaaaatatcacaaaaatgtttcGTTTCCTCACATTTAACCCATTTTTAAAGCATACACAGTTGTGTGAACACGTGTGAACTTGTTAATCACACCTCCACCGAGGGGAGCCCATATAGCTCTACGTATGGCTCTGACCCATTCTTCCATGTCACTCTGTGAGTTGGCCATCAGCAGGAATGATTCATGACCCACGCCAGATCGATCCTTTTCCCCAGCACCGCCTGAAAACACAGTCATACATCAGTGCTCCggaaatcaataaaagaaaatgactaacacggcttaaaaacatttgaatgtgaaatggaaacacacaaaagaaacacaactaacATTTTGGTAATGAACTGTTCTGCAGCAGCGATTGTGGAGTTCTTGGATCATCTATTGGCGAGTAAACTACTAGAAGTATCAGTATTCAAGAACCTTAATAGTTCAAGCACCCCTGTAAAGTACAAAGACACAGTCATGCAGAGCAGCTTCGCTTCTTCTAAGTGTGCTCAGTGTGAAGcactgtttgacattttcatttgacaTTTGGCTTGTTTTACCAGAGAACTGACTGTACTCTGTCAAAATATTCTCCCATTGGTTGAGACTTTGATGAATTATcatgctttttaaatataaaacaatttaaactctgtttctttgtttttgacaatgTAGTGGATGACTGAAGGTCCTTTGTGAAAACCTGAATTCAGTGCAAAATCCTGCACTGTGCTGCATTCTGTTGTGCAGCAGAGAAACAACCTAGAAAAGCAGTTTTCTCCAGGGACAGCAGCAACTGCGCCATGCCTCTCCGTCAgctgtttttcaggtttttaccCAACATGTCCTGAACTAAGGAACAAACATCTTCTGTCATTAtctccatttattttaatcattttattaggatacttttttattagaatGTAACATATTCATATACATTTTCCCAGTATTAAGgacaaataaagatgttttaaccataaaaagaatccaaatatgaacaaatatagaaaatcagttcatttttttttattcaaaaaaagctaacttttgTTCTACCCTCCccaaaaaaaggtattttgaataaaaaggtcAGGGCTGTTGTCTTGGTTGCCTTTGACTCCATGATACAAGGTTCTTCTATAGTCTCCACTGTGCTCAGTATAAAGATAAGCTTTAGTTTTTAACCAAGCAAAGAAAATATAAAGGAATAAAAGGataagattctgatttttttttcaatattgcAACCAAATTATACTTAATAATTTTCCATTATTCTAAATTACATCTAAAGCAGCTCATTGATTttgtaaaacaataataaaaaatcatgttaaaagcATGGAATCTTTATCTTTATATTATTATGCACACAAGGTATATTTGGTGTTTATTGCACAATGATTGTGACCTAAATCAAAAGGGAAAACCTTACAACTCATGGTGCAAAATATCAGATATAATTGGGAACAGGCAGCTACTGACATCAGCTAGAACTATGCTTAgacaattcaaacattttttacagtcgGGATTTACAGAAAATGACCAGTTTTTAGAGGgaaatgtaagatttttttaaagaaacaaacaaaaatatgctcaataactcaagtttttttattatttttttttatgaaaggtTCAAAAAGGGGATTAGAAAGTAAAAGCCTATCTTTAAGTTCCCtttattattacattaaaaaaaaatcctagatCTTTTCAATAAAGATATATAATTTTGTGGACAAGATGGCTTTCTGACTCCCCTGTAGTGTATTTTTCTTGTAAGAGGATCTTCTGATGTAAAGATTCAAACATTACAGTCACTAGAAGCACACTAAGGACTTACACTTTATAACTTTCAAttcctggttttgtttttagaatttagaaCATTTGCATCTTGTCTTAATCTCAGTCAACTTCACGTGTACAGTAAAAATCAAACTGTCTCTGTCAAGACTACATTTGTTCATTCTGAATTAATAACAGTTTTGGACAGAACTTCAATGCATTCTGTAGAACTACACTGACTGCTCAAAACCAGTGCAACCCTCGCACAACAGATCATTATTTACTTTTAGCCTGAACTTGAATTACCAGCTTTAAGTCAGACTTAAGTCCAGTGTGCTGgaattggacttttttttacattgactgAACAGGTGCagtcaaaaggttttttttaaaagctcaaTTTTAAGAGGATTATGatggaatgttttcttttaccaAATATTGTGGTTTAACAGACATGGAAAAATCTGTGGCTTTCTGCAATACTTGAGTTTGTGGTTGAGCTTGAATCtcgattatttatttattatgttattttaagCTGGCTTGGAAAAGTCCCACTGCTAAAAGCACTAGCTGGAAAAAGTATTGCTAAGACAACTGtgtggatttcaaaataaaattccacatttgacagtatttgttctgtttttactaTTCAGTATCGGAAGATTcaagtcttaaaaataaaaacattaatacattattattataactttaagaacataaaatatcaaataaaaataaaacagaacttgCAGGATAAAAGTGTTACCCTAATGAAAAAGTAAGATTTGCTTTGTCCAATATTGCTGCTATTGACTTGACAGCTCACCTGGAACAATTACAAAAAGGTGGCGAACAGGATCGTCCTGGTTGGATGGAACTTCATTAACCTGACTGCCCTGAAGAGGAATGCAACCCTGTGAGAGGAAAGAGACAAAGAAAGTGTTAGACTGATAAACACCGGTCGGTGGTTCTGGACGTGCAGTGCATGTTAAAAGCtatacattttttgaacacTAGACTCTGGGCAGCTGTCCAACAGAGGCAAGTAATGATGATGGAAGGAGGTATGACTCAGTAAAACATTTCCTCATCTACTTATCCGATCCGCCAACACTAGACCTTCTTACAATTCGGATCCCTCCAACATACAGCGGGTCAAACGTCTAGTTCTAAGTGCTTTCAGCAGAACCAAAGGGCAACCAGTTACCACATTATCCATGTGTGTCAAGAGA containing:
- the arhgap22 gene encoding rho GTPase-activating protein 22 isoform X2 produces the protein MLSPKIKQARRARSKSMVLGELSRLSRPCSPLEQEKALKAGWLRRQRSIMKNWQLRWFVLRTEALYFYKDQDESKAQGCIPLQGSQVNEVPSNQDDPVRHLFVIVPGGAGEKDRSGVGHESFLLMANSQSDMEEWVRAIRRAIWAPLGGGVFGQHLEETMTYEAQCGTPREVPVLVEQCACFIREHGLKEEGLFRAPGQTNHVRELQDAFDRGEKPVFDSSTDVHTVASLLKLYIRELPEPIIPFSKYTQFLSCAQLLNKDKETGIAELRKQVKSLPQVNYSLIKYICKFLDEVQSYSNDNKMSVQNLATVFGPNILRARVEDPVTMMEGSSQVQQLMTVLISEHSQLYSNEAPEVETLQPQDIQRYKVEWLPQENAETCSSVSSGNPREMSRSSSPSTDSKLTTSNPVLVEKVEDSCKEGKGKSQSDENLDKSAYGKLEGQSEVDVSPSKQFKALPSWKGSLKGSGASGGPKGKIGGSAGDVSAAGGSNWLMNGLSSLRAHRRTTSSGEKVKDSSASLKDSTLFLKDAPLSLKDTHRDSDDNFSQASLPHRVLHPSHRLSAYDNVAPSSLSLPADNSPIWTSYEISLSEPGEGDKALTPDQNKDKPTETSDGTDTVDDSASVNEEEVAGTNEDLASRLTKLKQELKKQKINYESCIRKLEESCSKFQSQVNQLEEELDQEKKKYHMMEIRLRNSERAHQDAENRNVLLQQEMEEFFKTLGDLTTGATRTK
- the arhgap22 gene encoding rho GTPase-activating protein 22 isoform X3 codes for the protein MANSQSDMEEWVRAIRRAIWAPLGGGVFGQHLEETMTYEAQCGTPREVPVLVEQCACFIREHGLKEEGLFRAPGQTNHVRELQDAFDRGEKPVFDSSTDVHTVASLLKLYIRELPEPIIPFSKYTQFLSCAQLLNKDKETGIAELRKQVKSLPQVNYSLIKYICKFLDEVQSYSNDNKMSVQNLATVFGPNILRARVEDPVTMMEGSSQVQQLMTVLISEHSQLYSNEAPEVETLQPQDIQRYKVEWLPQENAETCSSVSSGNPREMSRSSSPSTDSKLTTSNPVLVEKVEDSCKEGKGKSQSDENLDKSAYGKLEGQSEVDVSPSKQFKALPSWKGSLKGSGASGGPKGKIGGSAGDVSAAGGSNWLMNGLSSLRAHRRTTSSGEKVKDSSASLKDSTLFLKDAPLSLKDTHRDSDDNFSQASLPHRVLHPSHRLSAYDNVAPSSLSLPADNSPIWTSYEISLSEPGEGDKALTPDQNKDKPTETSDGTDTVDDSASVNEEEVAGTNEDLASRLTKLKQELKKQKINYESCIRKLEESCSKFQSQVNQLEEELDQEKKKYHMMEIRLRNSERAHQDAENRNVLLQQEMEEFFKTLGDLTTGATRTK
- the arhgap22 gene encoding rho GTPase-activating protein 22 isoform X1 → MKSSRTTEIINKPKQLAARSKSMVLGELSRLSRPCSPLEQEKALKAGWLRRQRSIMKNWQLRWFVLRTEALYFYKDQDESKAQGCIPLQGSQVNEVPSNQDDPVRHLFVIVPGGAGEKDRSGVGHESFLLMANSQSDMEEWVRAIRRAIWAPLGGGVFGQHLEETMTYEAQCGTPREVPVLVEQCACFIREHGLKEEGLFRAPGQTNHVRELQDAFDRGEKPVFDSSTDVHTVASLLKLYIRELPEPIIPFSKYTQFLSCAQLLNKDKETGIAELRKQVKSLPQVNYSLIKYICKFLDEVQSYSNDNKMSVQNLATVFGPNILRARVEDPVTMMEGSSQVQQLMTVLISEHSQLYSNEAPEVETLQPQDIQRYKVEWLPQENAETCSSVSSGNPREMSRSSSPSTDSKLTTSNPVLVEKVEDSCKEGKGKSQSDENLDKSAYGKLEGQSEVDVSPSKQFKALPSWKGSLKGSGASGGPKGKIGGSAGDVSAAGGSNWLMNGLSSLRAHRRTTSSGEKVKDSSASLKDSTLFLKDAPLSLKDTHRDSDDNFSQASLPHRVLHPSHRLSAYDNVAPSSLSLPADNSPIWTSYEISLSEPGEGDKALTPDQNKDKPTETSDGTDTVDDSASVNEEEVAGTNEDLASRLTKLKQELKKQKINYESCIRKLEESCSKFQSQVNQLEEELDQEKKKYHMMEIRLRNSERAHQDAENRNVLLQQEMEEFFKTLGDLTTGATRTK